A single Cnuibacter physcomitrellae DNA region contains:
- a CDS encoding HAD family hydrolase, producing the protein MTDWDIEHLAGVRAVALDVDGTIAGGDHRVSPRTADAIRSLTSLDVPVILLTGRSRRNTLELAREVGITNLVAACNGAVVFDPVADENVRVVTMAAADVEVLIDLHRDLDLELTWWTPDDIVVERDGLMRRQLMELNESEVEVASVEGIDPDQVVKMMLYSSPERLDAATAEILARAPQGTRSMDVFFEFVDPDANKWAALSYLLERLGVSADDVLGMGDGGNDVAWLSRIGHPIAMGNARDEVIGVTKHRTGHHAEDGAAEILEVAHDLIAAGRDAPRVR; encoded by the coding sequence ATGACCGACTGGGACATCGAGCACCTGGCAGGAGTGCGCGCCGTCGCACTCGACGTCGACGGGACGATCGCCGGTGGCGACCATCGTGTGAGTCCACGCACCGCGGACGCCATCCGATCGCTCACGTCGCTCGATGTCCCAGTCATCCTCCTCACCGGTCGCTCGCGGCGGAACACGCTCGAGCTCGCCCGGGAGGTGGGCATCACGAACCTCGTCGCCGCCTGCAACGGCGCGGTCGTCTTCGACCCGGTGGCCGACGAGAACGTCCGCGTCGTCACGATGGCGGCGGCGGACGTCGAGGTCCTGATCGACCTCCACCGGGACCTCGACCTCGAGCTGACCTGGTGGACGCCCGACGACATCGTCGTCGAGCGCGACGGCCTGATGCGCCGTCAGCTCATGGAGCTGAACGAGTCGGAGGTCGAGGTCGCCTCCGTCGAGGGCATCGACCCGGACCAGGTCGTGAAGATGATGCTCTACTCGTCCCCGGAGCGTCTCGATGCGGCCACCGCCGAGATCCTCGCCCGCGCTCCGCAGGGGACCCGCTCGATGGACGTGTTCTTCGAGTTCGTCGACCCGGACGCGAACAAGTGGGCCGCGCTCTCCTACCTCCTCGAGCGTCTCGGCGTGTCCGCCGACGACGTGCTCGGGATGGGTGACGGCGGCAACGACGTGGCGTGGCTCTCGCGGATCGGCCATCCGATCGCCATGGGCAACGCCCGTGACGAGGTGATCGGTGTCACGAAGCACCGCACGGGCCACCACGCCGAGGACGGTGCGGCCGAGATCCTCGAGGTCGCCCACGACCTCATCGCGGCCGGCCGTGACGCCCCGCGCGTACGCTGA
- a CDS encoding MFS transporter yields MIEQTHASESERIPTPAPRTGPLRHPRFRWLLAARTTSILGNAVAPIALAFAVLDLTGSVADLGLVVGARSLATVLVLVFGGVLADRLPRDILLVGTSLAAAVLQAAVATLVLTGSAAMPVLLVLSALGGAVAAVSLPASAAMVPETVPKGELRSANAVLRLGLNAGSIVGASAGAGIVALIGPGWGLAVDAAGFLLAALLFSRMRLPRGRAGTVGEVRSSVVAELRDGWREFAGRRWVWIVVVQFTVLNAAFVGATTVLGPVAADESFGRAAWGLVVAAQTAGLALGAVLALRWRPRRALGIGVALMAVTALPVATLGVAPALPSLLVAFALGGVALEVFAIAWDQSLQGHIPPAALSRVYSYDMIGSFAAIPLGETLVGPVAHAVGITPTLLGCAAVIVLATVVAASTKAVWRVR; encoded by the coding sequence ATGATCGAGCAGACGCACGCGAGCGAGAGCGAGCGCATCCCCACGCCCGCTCCCCGCACCGGTCCCCTCCGTCACCCCCGCTTCCGCTGGCTCCTCGCCGCCCGGACGACGAGCATCCTCGGCAACGCCGTCGCGCCGATCGCCCTCGCGTTCGCCGTGCTCGACCTCACGGGCTCGGTCGCCGACCTCGGTCTCGTCGTCGGAGCCCGATCCCTGGCCACGGTGCTCGTCCTCGTGTTCGGCGGCGTCCTCGCCGACCGGCTGCCCCGCGACATCCTGCTGGTGGGCACCTCGCTCGCTGCGGCGGTGCTGCAGGCGGCCGTGGCGACGCTGGTCCTCACCGGGTCTGCCGCCATGCCCGTCCTTCTCGTCCTGAGCGCGCTGGGCGGAGCGGTCGCCGCCGTGAGCCTCCCGGCTTCGGCGGCGATGGTCCCCGAGACGGTGCCGAAGGGCGAGCTCCGCTCGGCGAACGCCGTGCTCCGCCTCGGCCTGAACGCCGGGAGCATCGTCGGCGCGTCCGCGGGGGCGGGCATCGTCGCGCTGATCGGCCCCGGGTGGGGCCTCGCCGTCGACGCCGCGGGATTCCTGCTGGCGGCCCTGCTGTTCTCGCGGATGCGCCTCCCGCGCGGGCGAGCCGGCACCGTCGGCGAGGTGCGCTCCTCCGTCGTCGCGGAGCTCCGCGACGGCTGGCGCGAGTTCGCCGGCCGACGATGGGTCTGGATCGTCGTCGTCCAGTTCACGGTGCTCAACGCGGCGTTCGTCGGCGCCACGACCGTGCTGGGGCCGGTGGCCGCCGACGAGTCGTTCGGCCGGGCCGCATGGGGGCTGGTGGTCGCCGCCCAGACGGCGGGCCTCGCGCTCGGCGCAGTGCTGGCCCTCCGCTGGCGCCCTCGCCGGGCTCTCGGAATCGGGGTGGCGCTCATGGCCGTCACCGCGCTGCCGGTCGCGACCCTCGGGGTGGCGCCCGCACTGCCCTCCCTGCTCGTGGCGTTCGCTCTCGGAGGGGTCGCGCTCGAGGTCTTCGCCATCGCGTGGGACCAGTCGCTGCAGGGCCACATCCCGCCCGCGGCGCTGTCGCGCGTCTACTCGTACGACATGATCGGGTCGTTCGCCGCCATCCCGCTCGGCGAGACGCTCGTCGGACCGGTCGCCCACGCCGTCGGCATCACGCCCACTCTCCTCGGCTGCGCGGCCGTCATCGTCCTCGCCACGGTGGTGGCTGCCTCGACGAAGGCCGTCTGGCGGGTGCGATGA
- a CDS encoding FGGY family carbohydrate kinase, whose product MTQYILGIDEGTTSARAFVIDEDTNVLGFGQAELTQIYPRPGWLEHDPMQILNTQLEVMRAAMRQAGITPDQLSAVGLTNQRESGMVWEKDTGRPIFNLIVWASRHSDEIVQQWVDSGFGELIKERTGLVPDAFYAASKIRWILDNVPGAQERAERGELLAGTVDTWLIWNLTGRQSFVTEPSNASQTMMMNLDTCDWDDDLLREMRIPRHMLAEILPSDAHFGTIEATFGAAVPITSTLGDQQAGLFGQAAYKQGQVKMTYGTAGVLNINNGPTPFRPEGLTPSAAWNIQGKLAYETEGVVYAMGKTMQWLRDDLQLIHAAPDSEWYAGQVSSTEGVYLVPAFTGLAAPTWDPTARAVLVGMSNATNRLHVIRAAVESMVYQTRDLVDAAVQGSAFEIPELRVDGGAVKNNLLCQLQADILGIPVIRPKNAEATIFGAMLLAGLSAGVYTSLEEVEAKYQVDRVFEPQISRDQADALYAGWSTARDMTRGWTRKIA is encoded by the coding sequence ATGACCCAGTACATCCTCGGAATCGACGAGGGCACGACGAGCGCGCGGGCGTTCGTCATCGACGAGGACACGAACGTCCTCGGGTTCGGCCAGGCCGAGCTGACGCAGATCTATCCGCGCCCGGGCTGGCTCGAGCACGACCCGATGCAGATCCTCAACACCCAGCTCGAGGTGATGCGCGCGGCGATGCGTCAGGCGGGCATCACCCCGGACCAGCTCTCCGCCGTCGGCCTCACCAACCAGCGCGAGTCGGGCATGGTCTGGGAGAAGGACACCGGCCGGCCCATCTTCAACCTCATCGTCTGGGCCTCCAGGCACTCCGACGAGATCGTGCAGCAGTGGGTGGACTCCGGATTCGGCGAGCTCATCAAGGAGCGCACCGGACTCGTGCCGGATGCGTTCTACGCGGCCTCCAAGATCCGCTGGATCCTCGACAACGTGCCGGGCGCCCAGGAGCGTGCCGAGCGCGGTGAGCTCCTCGCCGGCACGGTCGACACCTGGCTGATCTGGAACCTCACGGGGCGGCAGTCGTTCGTCACCGAGCCGTCGAACGCCTCGCAGACGATGATGATGAACCTCGACACCTGCGACTGGGACGACGACCTGCTGCGCGAGATGCGCATCCCGCGCCACATGCTCGCCGAGATCCTCCCCTCGGATGCGCACTTCGGCACCATCGAGGCCACCTTCGGGGCGGCCGTGCCGATCACGTCGACGCTGGGCGACCAGCAGGCGGGGCTCTTCGGGCAGGCCGCGTACAAGCAGGGCCAGGTCAAGATGACCTACGGCACCGCCGGCGTGCTCAACATCAACAACGGCCCCACGCCGTTCCGCCCGGAGGGGCTGACGCCGAGCGCGGCCTGGAACATCCAGGGCAAGCTGGCGTACGAGACCGAGGGTGTCGTCTACGCCATGGGCAAGACGATGCAGTGGCTGCGCGACGACCTGCAGCTCATCCACGCAGCGCCCGACAGCGAGTGGTACGCCGGGCAGGTGTCGAGCACGGAGGGCGTCTACCTCGTGCCGGCGTTCACCGGCCTCGCCGCTCCCACCTGGGACCCGACGGCGCGAGCGGTGCTCGTCGGGATGTCGAACGCGACGAACCGGCTGCACGTCATCCGCGCGGCGGTGGAGTCGATGGTCTACCAGACCCGCGACCTCGTGGATGCGGCGGTGCAGGGCTCGGCGTTCGAGATCCCGGAGCTGCGGGTGGACGGCGGTGCGGTGAAGAACAACCTGCTCTGCCAGCTGCAGGCCGACATCCTCGGCATCCCCGTCATCCGTCCCAAGAACGCGGAGGCGACGATCTTCGGCGCGATGCTCCTCGCCGGCCTGTCCGCGGGCGTCTACACCAGCCTGGAGGAGGTGGAGGCGAAGTACCAGGTGGACCGCGTCTTCGAGCCGCAGATCTCCCGTGACCAGGCCGACGCCCTCTACGCCGGCTGGAGCACCGCGAGGGACATGACGCGGGGCTGGACCCGCAAGATCGCCTGA
- a CDS encoding FGGY family carbohydrate kinase translates to MVKYILGIDEGTTSARAFVIDEDTNVRGFGQAELTQIYPRPGWIEHDPMQILNVQLEVIRAALRDAGITPDQLSGAGLTNQRETGIVWEKDTGRPIFNAVVWASRHSVDIVQGWVDAGLGDLIQQRTGLIPDAYYTASKIRWILDQVPGAQGRAERGELLAGTVDTWLIWNLTGRKSFVTDYSNASRTMMMNVETLQWDDELLGHYGIPKSMLAEIVPSDSNFGDMEATFGTSIPIGSDLGDQQAGLFGQAAFKQGQVKMTYGTAGVLNINCGSTPQRIEGLTPSLAWGVQGQTAYEIEGVLFSMGKTMQWLRDDLQLIHAAPDSEWYAGQVSSTEGVYLIPAFTGLAAPTWDPYARAALIGMSNATNRLHVIRAAVESMVYQTRDVVEAALAGSDLTIPELRVDGGAVKNNLLCQLQADLLGIPVIRPKNAEATIFGAMLMAGLSTGVYSSLEELESKWAVDRVFEPQMSRDQADSLYAGWTAARELTKGWTKKVPLS, encoded by the coding sequence ATGGTCAAGTACATCCTGGGAATCGACGAAGGCACCACGAGCGCTCGCGCGTTCGTGATCGACGAGGACACCAACGTCCGAGGGTTCGGCCAGGCCGAGCTCACGCAGATCTACCCCCGGCCGGGCTGGATCGAGCACGACCCGATGCAGATCCTCAACGTCCAGCTCGAGGTCATCCGCGCCGCCCTGCGCGACGCCGGGATCACCCCCGACCAGCTGTCGGGGGCCGGCCTGACCAACCAGCGCGAGACCGGCATCGTCTGGGAGAAGGACACCGGCCGCCCCATCTTCAACGCGGTCGTCTGGGCCTCGCGCCACTCGGTCGACATCGTCCAGGGCTGGGTCGACGCCGGGCTCGGCGACCTCATCCAGCAGCGCACCGGCCTCATCCCTGATGCGTACTACACGGCCTCCAAGATCCGCTGGATCCTCGACCAGGTGCCCGGCGCCCAGGGCCGCGCCGAGCGCGGCGAGCTGCTCGCCGGCACGGTCGACACCTGGTTGATCTGGAACCTCACCGGCCGGAAGTCCTTCGTGACGGACTACTCGAACGCCTCGCGCACGATGATGATGAACGTCGAGACGCTGCAGTGGGACGACGAGCTCCTCGGCCACTACGGCATCCCGAAGTCGATGCTCGCGGAGATCGTCCCGTCGGACTCGAACTTCGGCGACATGGAGGCCACGTTCGGCACGTCGATCCCGATCGGCTCCGACCTCGGCGACCAGCAGGCCGGGCTCTTCGGGCAGGCCGCGTTCAAGCAGGGCCAGGTCAAGATGACCTACGGCACCGCGGGCGTGCTGAACATCAACTGCGGCTCCACCCCGCAGCGCATCGAGGGCCTCACCCCGAGTCTCGCGTGGGGCGTGCAGGGTCAGACGGCGTACGAGATCGAGGGCGTGCTGTTCTCGATGGGCAAGACGATGCAGTGGCTGCGCGACGACCTGCAGCTCATCCACGCCGCGCCCGACAGCGAGTGGTACGCCGGGCAGGTCTCGAGCACCGAGGGCGTCTACCTGATCCCCGCGTTCACCGGCCTGGCGGCCCCGACCTGGGACCCGTACGCCCGTGCCGCGCTCATCGGCATGTCGAACGCCACCAACCGCCTGCACGTCATCCGTGCGGCCGTGGAGTCGATGGTGTACCAGACGCGCGACGTCGTCGAGGCGGCCCTGGCCGGATCCGACCTCACCATCCCCGAGCTGCGGGTCGACGGCGGCGCCGTGAAGAACAACCTGCTCTGCCAGCTGCAGGCCGACCTCCTCGGCATCCCGGTCATCCGCCCCAAGAACGCGGAGGCGACCATCTTCGGTGCGATGCTCATGGCCGGGCTCTCGACCGGCGTCTACTCCAGCCTCGAGGAGCTCGAGTCGAAGTGGGCCGTCGACCGCGTGTTCGAGCCGCAGATGAGCCGCGACCAGGCCGATTCGCTGTACGCCGGCTGGACCGCGGCACGCGAGCTGACCAAGGGCTGGACCAAGAAGGTCCCGCTCTCCTAG
- a CDS encoding response regulator, which yields MIRVVIADDHPVVRAGLRALLAAAGDVDVVGEASTPDEAVALAAEAGPDLVLMDLQFGQERTGADATRQVRSVEGAPAVLVLTNYDSDGDILAAVEAGASGYLLKDAPPDQLLAAVRAAAAGESALAPAVAGRLLARMRAPRVSLSAREIEVLALVAEGASNAEIAGRLHITDATVKSHLVHVFDKLGVGSRTAAVSRARDLGILR from the coding sequence GTGATCCGCGTGGTGATCGCCGACGACCATCCCGTGGTGCGGGCCGGTCTCCGGGCGCTCCTCGCCGCTGCCGGCGACGTCGACGTCGTGGGGGAGGCCTCGACGCCCGATGAGGCGGTGGCGCTCGCCGCGGAGGCTGGGCCCGACCTCGTGCTCATGGACCTCCAGTTCGGACAGGAGCGCACGGGCGCCGACGCCACGCGCCAGGTGCGCTCGGTCGAGGGAGCGCCGGCCGTCCTGGTGCTCACGAACTACGACAGCGACGGCGACATCCTCGCCGCCGTGGAGGCGGGGGCGAGCGGCTATCTCCTGAAGGACGCCCCGCCCGACCAGCTGCTCGCCGCGGTGCGGGCGGCGGCCGCGGGCGAGAGCGCGCTGGCCCCGGCCGTCGCGGGCCGACTGCTGGCGCGGATGCGGGCGCCGCGGGTGAGCCTCTCGGCGCGCGAGATCGAGGTGCTCGCCCTGGTCGCCGAGGGCGCCTCGAACGCCGAGATCGCCGGGCGCCTCCACATCACCGACGCGACCGTGAAGTCGCACCTCGTCCACGTCTTCGACAAGCTCGGCGTCGGCTCCCGCACCGCCGCCGTCTCCCGCGCCCGCGACCTCGGCATCCTCCGCTGA
- a CDS encoding sensor histidine kinase has product MAHSTLTPVFVGLRIGLHALVVTLLTLVLVRILIASDDLMAVELGLVAVFAVVYVLGARIQRMTAARRRPAGALWVTALTIVWAALMVLVPEAAYLVFPLFFLYLHVLPRVAGPVAVVLSTGIAVLALGLHGGFTLGGVVGPLVGAAVAMLIGLGYRALAREAAEREALVAELVSTRDRLAATEREQGMLAERARLAREIHDTVAQGLSSIQMLLHAAEAADGDRPGIEHIRLARATAAEGVADTRRFIRELAPPTLDDGLGPALVRLGDRWSRVDLPVEVEAPASDAGLSMDAQIALLRIAQGAVANAVQHADADRIRVRLEVDGARATLTVADDGVGFDPTRVAPARGSDSFGLQAMAERVEQLDGTLRIDSRTGDGTTITVMLEKAAP; this is encoded by the coding sequence ATGGCTCACAGCACCCTCACCCCCGTCTTCGTGGGACTGCGCATCGGCCTGCACGCGCTGGTCGTGACGCTGCTCACCCTCGTGCTGGTGCGCATCCTGATCGCGAGCGACGACCTGATGGCGGTGGAGCTCGGACTCGTCGCGGTGTTCGCCGTGGTCTACGTGCTCGGGGCGCGCATCCAGAGGATGACCGCGGCACGGAGACGTCCGGCGGGTGCGCTCTGGGTGACGGCGCTCACGATCGTCTGGGCTGCCCTGATGGTGCTCGTGCCCGAGGCCGCCTACCTCGTGTTCCCGCTGTTCTTCCTGTACCTCCATGTGCTCCCGAGGGTCGCCGGACCCGTCGCCGTCGTGCTCAGCACGGGCATCGCGGTGCTCGCCCTCGGCCTCCACGGCGGCTTCACCCTGGGGGGAGTGGTCGGCCCGCTGGTGGGTGCGGCCGTCGCGATGCTCATCGGGCTGGGCTACCGGGCGCTGGCGCGGGAGGCGGCCGAACGAGAGGCCCTCGTGGCCGAGCTAGTGTCGACCCGCGACCGCCTCGCGGCCACGGAACGCGAGCAGGGGATGCTCGCCGAGCGGGCCCGACTCGCCCGCGAGATCCACGACACGGTCGCGCAGGGCCTGTCGAGCATCCAGATGCTGCTCCATGCTGCAGAGGCGGCGGACGGTGACCGGCCGGGGATCGAGCACATCCGTCTCGCGAGGGCGACGGCCGCGGAAGGAGTGGCCGACACCCGGCGCTTCATCCGCGAGCTCGCCCCGCCCACCCTCGACGACGGCCTCGGCCCGGCGCTCGTCCGTCTCGGCGACCGGTGGTCGCGCGTCGACCTCCCCGTCGAGGTCGAGGCGCCTGCGTCCGACGCCGGGCTGTCGATGGATGCGCAGATCGCCCTGCTGAGGATCGCGCAGGGCGCGGTCGCGAACGCCGTCCAGCATGCCGACGCCGACCGCATCCGGGTGCGTCTCGAGGTCGACGGCGCTCGGGCGACCCTGACGGTGGCCGACGACGGAGTCGGCTTCGATCCGACCCGGGTCGCACCCGCCCGCGGATCCGACTCGTTCGGCCTGCAGGCCATGGCCGAACGGGTCGAACAGCTCGACGGGACGCTCCGGATCGACAGCCGTACGGGCGACGGGACCACGATCACGGTGATGCTCGAGAAGGCGGCGCCGTGA
- a CDS encoding ArsR/SmtB family transcription factor, with protein sequence MSTLDELRATAHPLRLRLLSLLTGAAMSAAEAGRELGCSQASASYHLRVLERAGLIRVVEVVRLRGGEAKRYRHESSAKRPEADADRSTLGEVGAGLSAEQIAYVEALIDELRRRSRNRLDGPHMSTDAELWIDEDTWRRVVHHVREASALLHAAARPPRTPGTSPVSMTAVLFPLSRA encoded by the coding sequence ATGTCCACCCTCGACGAGCTCCGCGCCACCGCGCATCCCCTCCGGCTCCGGCTGCTGTCGCTGCTCACCGGCGCGGCGATGAGCGCGGCGGAGGCCGGCCGCGAGCTCGGCTGCAGTCAGGCCTCCGCGAGCTATCACCTGCGGGTCCTCGAGAGGGCCGGTCTCATCCGGGTGGTCGAGGTGGTGCGTCTCCGGGGCGGCGAGGCGAAGCGCTACCGTCATGAGTCGTCCGCGAAGCGGCCCGAGGCCGACGCCGACCGAAGCACGCTGGGGGAGGTGGGCGCGGGGCTGTCGGCGGAGCAGATCGCCTACGTGGAGGCCCTGATCGACGAGCTGCGGCGCCGGTCACGGAACCGGCTCGATGGCCCGCACATGTCGACCGACGCCGAGCTCTGGATCGACGAGGACACCTGGCGCCGCGTCGTCCACCACGTCCGCGAGGCCTCGGCGCTGCTGCACGCCGCCGCGCGACCGCCGCGCACACCCGGGACGAGCCCGGTCTCGATGACGGCGGTGCTGTTCCCGCTCTCTCGCGCATGA
- a CDS encoding RuBisCO large subunit C-terminal-like domain-containing protein, whose translation MPSPLHLYRLPEQVRDDDYIVATYYLELPADADVMARTAAFAIGQTIGTWLPVPGITDEMRARHEGRVIGVLNAPPTDLQHADGPERFGYFVRIALPTLNVGPSIPMILTTVLGNDSSTSVEAKLVDLELPDSLAAQFSGPKFGVEGLRDLLDVHDRPILLNMIKPCTGLTPEAGAQIFYETALGGIDMIKDDELIANPSYSPVVERVRLFTAAAARAAEQTGVETLYIPNVTDRPDRMLDTARRAVDAGARAVMVTYATAGYGSLEALAESVDVPVLAHFAGAAPYFEGPSTGMSAPLAMGLLPRLGGADMALVTTPYGGYNIRKVQYIRTVHQMLLERPSLKPTIPIIGGGVHPGTVDRYVSDLGSDIVLGVGGAIQGHPSGAAAGVRAMKQALEARMAGVPVAEAAASHEELGQALAAWGTL comes from the coding sequence ATGCCCTCCCCCCTCCACCTGTACCGCCTGCCCGAGCAGGTGCGCGACGACGACTACATCGTCGCCACGTACTACCTGGAGCTGCCCGCCGACGCCGACGTCATGGCGCGCACGGCGGCGTTCGCGATCGGGCAGACCATCGGCACCTGGCTCCCGGTCCCCGGGATCACCGACGAGATGCGCGCCCGCCACGAGGGACGCGTCATCGGCGTGCTCAACGCACCGCCCACCGACCTGCAGCACGCCGACGGCCCCGAGAGGTTCGGCTACTTCGTGCGGATCGCGCTGCCGACACTCAACGTCGGACCGTCGATCCCCATGATCCTCACCACGGTGCTCGGCAACGACTCCTCGACCTCGGTGGAGGCGAAGCTCGTCGACCTCGAGCTCCCCGACTCGCTCGCCGCGCAGTTCAGCGGCCCGAAGTTCGGTGTCGAGGGGCTGCGCGACCTGCTCGACGTGCACGACCGCCCCATCCTGCTCAACATGATCAAGCCGTGCACGGGCCTCACGCCCGAGGCCGGGGCGCAGATCTTCTACGAGACCGCCCTCGGCGGGATCGACATGATCAAGGACGACGAGCTCATCGCGAACCCGAGCTACTCCCCCGTGGTCGAGCGGGTGCGGCTGTTCACCGCGGCGGCCGCGCGCGCTGCGGAGCAGACCGGCGTCGAGACGCTCTACATCCCGAACGTCACCGACCGCCCCGATCGGATGCTCGACACGGCCCGTCGCGCCGTGGACGCGGGCGCCCGGGCCGTCATGGTGACGTACGCCACCGCGGGCTACGGCTCGCTCGAGGCGCTGGCCGAGAGTGTCGACGTCCCCGTGCTCGCGCACTTCGCGGGGGCAGCGCCCTACTTCGAGGGCCCTTCCACGGGGATGAGCGCGCCGCTGGCGATGGGACTGCTGCCTCGGCTCGGCGGAGCCGACATGGCGCTCGTCACCACGCCGTACGGCGGGTACAACATCCGGAAGGTGCAGTACATCCGGACCGTGCACCAGATGCTGCTCGAGCGGCCGTCGCTGAAGCCGACGATCCCGATCATCGGCGGCGGAGTGCATCCCGGCACGGTCGACCGCTACGTCTCCGACCTCGGCTCCGACATCGTGCTCGGCGTCGGCGGCGCGATCCAGGGTCACCCCTCCGGCGCCGCGGCCGGCGTCCGGGCGATGAAGCAGGCGCTCGAGGCCCGGATGGCGGGCGTCCCCGTCGCCGAGGCCGCCGCCTCCCACGAGGAGCTCGGCCAGGCCCTCGCCGCCTGGGGCACCCTCTAG